In the Brucella anthropi ATCC 49188 genome, one interval contains:
- a CDS encoding AzlD domain-containing protein: MNWDSFSTWWWPFLFILLAGALPTYLFRLMGVLVGGRVREDSEALVFVRCVATALVAGVIAQLILYPNGELANSPLWLRAGSAAAGFAAFLITGKRLLVGVLVAEILLVIGLLTL; this comes from the coding sequence ATGAACTGGGACAGCTTTTCGACCTGGTGGTGGCCGTTTCTGTTTATCCTCCTGGCTGGAGCGCTTCCAACCTATCTGTTTCGGCTGATGGGGGTGCTGGTTGGTGGGCGCGTGCGGGAGGATTCAGAAGCTCTCGTTTTCGTGCGCTGCGTCGCGACTGCGCTGGTTGCAGGCGTTATCGCGCAGCTTATTCTCTATCCTAATGGAGAACTGGCCAATTCGCCGCTCTGGCTCCGCGCTGGTTCTGCCGCGGCAGGATTTGCCGCCTTTCTCATTACCGGTAAGCGATTGCTCGTCGGTGTGCTCGTTGCGGAAATCCTGCTGGTAATCGGCCTGCTTACACTTTGA
- the pyrH gene encoding UMP kinase: MSGKPAYKRVLLKASGEALMGSQGFGIDVSVADRIANDIKQARSLGVEVGVVIGGGNIFRGVAVASKGGDRVTGDHMGMLATVINSLALRTSLHKIGVDSVVLSAIAMPEICESFSQRQATAYMDEGKVVIFAGGTGNPFFTTDSAAALRAAEIEADALLKGTQVDGIYSADPKKDPNATRFDSLTHKEVLDRGLAVMDTAAVALARENNIPIIVYSIHENGGLAEILQGKGRCTIVSDN, translated from the coding sequence ATGTCCGGTAAGCCCGCCTACAAACGCGTCCTTTTGAAAGCCTCGGGCGAGGCATTGATGGGCAGTCAGGGCTTTGGCATCGATGTTTCCGTTGCAGACCGTATTGCAAACGACATCAAGCAGGCACGGTCGCTTGGTGTTGAAGTTGGCGTCGTGATCGGCGGTGGCAATATTTTTCGCGGTGTCGCTGTGGCCTCCAAGGGCGGAGACCGCGTCACAGGCGATCACATGGGCATGTTGGCCACGGTCATCAATTCGCTGGCGCTGCGTACTTCCCTGCACAAGATTGGCGTCGATTCTGTCGTGCTCTCGGCCATAGCCATGCCTGAAATCTGTGAGAGCTTCTCGCAGAGACAGGCTACGGCTTACATGGATGAGGGCAAGGTCGTGATCTTTGCTGGTGGCACCGGAAATCCTTTCTTCACGACGGATTCGGCAGCAGCTCTTCGTGCTGCGGAAATTGAAGCGGATGCGCTTTTGAAGGGCACGCAGGTTGACGGAATCTATTCTGCCGACCCGAAGAAGGATCCGAACGCGACGCGTTTTGACAGTTTGACCCACAAAGAAGTTCTCGATCGCGGGCTTGCAGTCATGGATACAGCTGCTGTTGCCCTTGCGCGTGAGAACAACATTCCGATAATAGTCTATTCCATCCATGAAAACGGCGGCTTGGCCGAAATTCTGCAAGGCAAGGGACGCTGCACGATCGTTTCCGATAATTGA
- the rpsB gene encoding 30S ribosomal protein S2: MALPDFSMRQLLEAGVHFGHQTHRWNPKMAPYIYGDRNNIHILDLSQTVPLLHNALKIVSDTVARGGRVLFVGTKRQASDIIADAANRSAQYYVNARWLGGMMTNWKTISNSIQRLRKLDELLAGEAQGFTKKERLNLEREREKLDRALGGIKDMGSVPDLMFIIDTNKEAIAIQEAKRLGIPVVAVIDSNCDPDQIDYPIPGNDDAARAIALYCDLIARAALDGIARQQGAMGIDVGAQAEAPVEPALEAPAEGA; this comes from the coding sequence ATGGCATTGCCTGATTTCAGCATGCGCCAGCTTCTGGAAGCTGGTGTTCACTTCGGCCACCAGACCCATCGCTGGAACCCGAAAATGGCACCATACATCTATGGTGACCGTAACAACATCCACATTCTCGATCTGTCCCAGACCGTTCCTCTGCTGCACAATGCGCTGAAGATCGTTTCGGACACGGTTGCTCGCGGCGGTCGCGTTCTGTTCGTCGGCACGAAGCGTCAGGCTTCGGACATCATCGCCGATGCTGCCAACCGTTCGGCACAGTATTACGTCAATGCACGCTGGCTCGGCGGCATGATGACCAACTGGAAGACGATCTCCAACTCGATCCAGCGTCTGCGCAAGCTCGACGAACTTCTGGCTGGCGAAGCTCAGGGCTTCACCAAGAAGGAACGCCTGAACCTTGAGCGTGAGCGTGAAAAGCTCGACCGCGCCCTCGGTGGTATCAAGGACATGGGTTCAGTTCCGGACCTGATGTTCATCATCGACACCAACAAGGAAGCGATTGCTATTCAGGAAGCCAAGCGTCTTGGTATCCCGGTTGTCGCAGTGATCGACTCGAACTGCGATCCAGACCAGATCGACTACCCGATTCCGGGTAACGACGACGCTGCACGCGCTATCGCTCTTTATTGTGATCTGATTGCTCGCGCTGCTCTCGACGGTATTGCCCGTCAGCAGGGCGCAATGGGCATCGACGTCGGTGCGCAGGCTGAAGCTCCGGTTGAGCCAGCCCTCGAAGCTCCGGCTGAAGGCGCTTAA
- a CDS encoding RidA family protein, whose translation MTDTIDSRLKNLGISIPEAAAPAANYVPFAQSGSLLLTSGQLPLEGGKLVHTGQIGDELTVAHGQAAARACAVNILAQAKAALGDLGRIKRIVKITAFVASTPDFVEQHLVANGASDLLVAVLGDAGKHARSAVGVASLPLNAPVEIEAIIEVA comes from the coding sequence ATGACCGACACGATCGACAGCCGCCTCAAAAATCTGGGTATATCCATCCCAGAGGCCGCAGCACCCGCCGCAAACTACGTTCCTTTTGCACAAAGCGGTTCTTTGCTTCTCACATCTGGCCAGCTTCCGCTGGAAGGCGGCAAGCTTGTGCACACGGGGCAGATTGGTGATGAGCTGACGGTTGCGCACGGACAAGCTGCTGCACGCGCCTGTGCTGTCAACATCCTTGCCCAGGCAAAGGCTGCTCTTGGTGACCTTGGCCGCATCAAGCGGATTGTGAAGATTACTGCCTTCGTGGCTTCCACGCCTGATTTCGTGGAACAGCACCTTGTGGCCAATGGCGCCTCCGATCTCCTCGTGGCGGTTCTCGGCGACGCTGGCAAACATGCCCGCTCGGCTGTTGGTGTTGCGAGCCTACCCCTCAATGCACCTGTTGAAATAGAAGCGATCATCGAGGTTGCCTGA
- a CDS encoding glycerophosphodiester phosphodiesterase — MTSIDWIKKRPVAHRGLHDLNKERWENTLSAFEAAVKAGFAIECDVHLTIDGGVVVFHDDELKRLAGREGYISDLTLKEATALKIGGTADHVPTLRQMLDLVDGRVPLVIELKGIEGKDDGLVATVAKELASYKGEAAIMSFDHHLIRRFAADAPGIPGGLTAEGTRREDFERHFSMLAHGISFVSYNVHHLPNPFVTFVREKLQMPVISWTVRDREMQKHSDLNVDQITFEGFDPRALVA, encoded by the coding sequence ATGACTTCCATCGACTGGATCAAGAAGCGTCCTGTTGCTCATCGCGGATTGCACGATCTCAATAAAGAGCGCTGGGAAAACACTCTTTCAGCGTTCGAGGCAGCAGTAAAGGCGGGTTTCGCTATCGAATGCGATGTGCATCTCACAATTGACGGCGGCGTTGTGGTCTTTCATGACGATGAACTGAAACGTCTCGCCGGTCGCGAAGGCTACATCAGCGATCTGACACTGAAGGAAGCCACCGCACTGAAGATTGGCGGCACCGCCGATCATGTGCCGACGCTTCGTCAAATGCTTGATCTGGTCGATGGTCGCGTTCCCCTCGTTATCGAGCTGAAGGGTATCGAAGGTAAAGATGACGGTCTGGTTGCCACCGTTGCCAAAGAACTGGCATCCTATAAGGGCGAAGCCGCGATCATGTCTTTCGATCACCACCTGATCCGCCGTTTTGCGGCAGATGCACCGGGAATTCCTGGCGGTCTGACAGCCGAAGGTACACGCAGGGAGGACTTCGAAAGACATTTCTCCATGCTGGCGCATGGCATCTCCTTCGTCTCCTATAATGTGCATCACCTGCCCAACCCGTTCGTCACCTTTGTTCGCGAGAAGTTACAAATGCCGGTGATCAGCTGGACAGTGCGGGATCGGGAAATGCAGAAACATAGCGATCTCAATGTCGACCAGATCACGTTCGAAGGCTTTGATCCACGCGCCCTCGTAGCTTGA
- a CDS encoding isoprenyl transferase, whose product MSDPRHIAIIMDGNGRWAKARNLPRSAGHRAGVEALREIVRAAGDRGLGYLTLFAFSSENWSRPSGEVNDLLGLLKIFIRRDLAELHRNNVRVSIIGEREELAADIRALLVEAETLTRRNTGLNLIIAFNYGSRDEIVRAVRSLARDVAAGLLDPASISSELVSANLDTAGIPDPDLIIRTSGEMRLSNFLLWQAAYSEFLFLPIHWPDFRASDLDAAYEAFRQRERRFGGVEVRAGLEDREEEIACPSTKGAAV is encoded by the coding sequence ATGTCCGATCCGCGCCACATCGCCATTATCATGGATGGCAATGGCCGTTGGGCGAAGGCGCGCAATTTGCCGCGCAGCGCCGGGCACCGGGCAGGCGTGGAAGCTCTTCGTGAGATTGTGCGGGCGGCCGGGGATCGTGGTCTCGGCTACCTTACATTGTTTGCGTTCTCTTCAGAGAACTGGTCCCGCCCCAGCGGCGAGGTGAACGATCTTCTGGGGTTGCTGAAGATTTTCATCCGACGCGATCTTGCTGAGCTGCACCGCAATAATGTGCGTGTCAGTATTATCGGCGAGCGCGAGGAACTTGCCGCCGATATACGTGCGCTATTAGTCGAAGCGGAAACGCTTACGCGTCGCAATACAGGCCTCAACCTGATCATAGCTTTCAATTACGGTTCCCGCGACGAGATCGTCCGTGCCGTTCGAAGTCTGGCGCGTGATGTCGCTGCCGGACTGCTTGATCCTGCTTCCATTTCCAGTGAACTGGTTTCCGCAAATCTCGATACAGCCGGGATACCCGATCCCGATCTTATCATCCGTACGAGCGGGGAAATGCGCCTGTCGAATTTCCTGCTCTGGCAAGCGGCGTATTCCGAGTTTCTATTCCTGCCCATTCATTGGCCTGATTTCCGCGCGTCTGATCTTGATGCAGCCTATGAGGCTTTTCGCCAGCGCGAGCGTCGGTTTGGCGGCGTTGAAGTGCGCGCCGGACTGGAAGACCGTGAAGAAGAAATCGCATGCCCTTCGACCAAGGGGGCGGCAGTCTAA
- a CDS encoding AzlC family ABC transporter permease yields the protein MSSFIGFAGLAIESGITVVQAVFMTLTIWALPAKVVLIGAISAGVALPTAALAVGLSSVRLMPMVVALLPELQGPKTRKLTLAALCHFVAVTAWVMAMEELRKIPRDMRTSYFAGIGMVLVGTNAIVVAIVYSLSTSFPPIVFAALFMLTPMYFLTSLWRSARERAGQVAMISGIVLFPIFHHLAPGYDLLITGVLGGLIAFGFHRMRRVSVGATE from the coding sequence ATGAGTTCGTTTATCGGTTTTGCGGGACTGGCAATTGAAAGCGGCATCACCGTTGTTCAAGCCGTCTTTATGACGCTGACCATCTGGGCGCTTCCGGCAAAGGTCGTTCTGATCGGAGCGATCAGTGCAGGTGTGGCTTTGCCTACCGCGGCTCTTGCGGTGGGACTTTCGTCCGTGCGTTTGATGCCGATGGTGGTCGCGCTGCTTCCCGAGCTGCAGGGACCTAAAACGCGAAAACTGACGCTCGCTGCTCTGTGTCATTTCGTTGCCGTCACCGCCTGGGTCATGGCCATGGAGGAGCTGCGCAAGATCCCGCGTGATATGCGGACGAGCTATTTTGCGGGGATCGGTATGGTTCTGGTGGGAACCAATGCGATTGTCGTTGCTATCGTCTATTCGTTATCGACGTCTTTTCCGCCAATTGTTTTCGCGGCACTTTTCATGCTGACGCCGATGTATTTTCTGACGTCGCTCTGGCGTTCAGCCAGAGAAAGGGCAGGGCAGGTCGCAATGATTTCCGGGATCGTTCTGTTCCCCATATTTCATCATCTGGCTCCTGGATATGACCTGCTGATCACGGGTGTTCTCGGTGGGCTGATAGCGTTCGGTTTTCACCGGATGCGCCGCGTATCGGTGGGGGCAACTGAATGA
- the rseP gene encoding RIP metalloprotease RseP codes for MQEALAFFLGGESLLVGTIIPFLFVLTVVVFVHEMGHYLVARWCGIGSQAFSIGFGPELIGFTDKHGTRWKISAIPLGGYVKFIGDESATSSPVDVDNASLSADEQRRAFHTQPVWKRAATVFAGPAFNIILTIVIFSVFFALYGRQISDPLIAGVQPGSPAAEAGFEAGDRFISVEGEKITTFSDVQRIVSGRAGDKLNFTVERDGKMVDLQAVPAIVERTDPLGNKIKLGAIGVETTEAVGNFRRIEYGPLESVGQAVMETGYIISRTGEFFQRFAVGREDKCQLGGPVKIANMAGKAASQGFDWLIQLMAMLSVGIGLLNLFPLPPLDGGHLVFYAVEAIKGSPVSVAAQEIFYRVGFLLVMGFMGFVLFNDLFAC; via the coding sequence TTGCAGGAGGCGTTGGCCTTTTTTCTGGGTGGCGAAAGTCTGCTTGTCGGGACCATCATTCCATTCCTCTTTGTTTTGACCGTTGTGGTCTTTGTCCATGAAATGGGCCACTATCTGGTTGCGCGCTGGTGCGGCATTGGCTCACAGGCATTTTCTATCGGCTTCGGACCTGAGCTGATCGGTTTCACGGACAAGCACGGCACGCGGTGGAAGATTTCTGCCATTCCGCTTGGTGGCTATGTCAAATTCATCGGTGACGAGAGCGCCACGAGCTCTCCAGTTGACGTCGATAATGCAAGCCTGAGCGCAGATGAGCAGCGAAGGGCATTCCATACCCAGCCTGTGTGGAAGCGGGCGGCGACCGTCTTTGCTGGTCCTGCTTTCAATATCATTCTGACGATCGTTATCTTCAGTGTCTTCTTCGCGCTCTATGGGCGTCAGATTTCCGATCCGCTCATAGCTGGCGTCCAGCCTGGCAGTCCTGCTGCTGAAGCAGGGTTTGAAGCCGGGGATCGCTTTATCAGCGTTGAGGGCGAAAAGATCACAACTTTTTCCGATGTGCAGCGCATCGTATCCGGACGGGCCGGGGACAAGCTGAACTTCACTGTCGAGCGTGATGGCAAGATGGTGGATTTGCAGGCCGTTCCGGCAATCGTCGAGCGTACGGATCCGCTTGGAAACAAGATCAAGCTTGGCGCCATCGGCGTGGAAACCACTGAAGCTGTCGGTAATTTCCGCCGGATTGAATATGGCCCCCTCGAATCAGTGGGACAAGCTGTCATGGAAACGGGCTACATTATCAGCCGGACAGGAGAGTTCTTTCAGCGTTTTGCGGTTGGGCGTGAGGACAAATGTCAGCTCGGTGGTCCGGTGAAAATCGCCAATATGGCTGGTAAGGCTGCGAGTCAGGGTTTTGACTGGCTCATCCAGCTAATGGCAATGTTGTCGGTTGGTATCGGGCTTTTGAACCTGTTTCCATTGCCTCCATTGGATGGCGGCCATCTGGTTTTCTATGCGGTGGAGGCCATAAAGGGTAGCCCGGTATCTGTTGCGGCGCAGGAAATTTTCTATCGTGTTGGGTTCCTACTTGTTATGGGATTCATGGGGTTCGTACTTTTCAACGACCTGTTTGCCTGCTAG
- a CDS encoding phosphatidate cytidylyltransferase, giving the protein MSNLQTRIITAIVLGAAALWLTWVGGLGFTLFSIAIGLAMFHEWTSLTAPKQTVFSRVFGWAGLVLTSVLLVMDRSALLTIGVLLVGTLILLATQWRTGRGWPAAGLFYAGFSAVSLSLLRGDEPFGFTAIVFLFAVVWSTDIAAYFNGRALGGPKLAPRFSPNKTWSGAIGGAAAAVAGGILVASLVAAPGSWLVPLLALLLSVVSQIGDLAESWVKRQFGAKDSGRLLPGHGGVLDRVDGLVAAAALLYLFGAIFAEPDVPSAIFFSF; this is encoded by the coding sequence ATGTCCAATCTGCAAACCCGCATCATTACTGCCATTGTCCTCGGTGCAGCCGCCTTGTGGCTGACGTGGGTCGGCGGTTTGGGTTTCACACTGTTTTCGATTGCAATCGGATTGGCCATGTTCCACGAGTGGACGAGCCTGACCGCACCGAAGCAGACAGTGTTCTCACGTGTGTTCGGCTGGGCAGGGCTGGTGCTCACAAGCGTTCTGCTTGTTATGGACCGGAGCGCTTTGCTGACGATTGGCGTTCTGTTGGTGGGCACCCTCATTCTTCTGGCCACGCAATGGCGGACAGGGCGCGGCTGGCCAGCGGCGGGGCTTTTCTATGCAGGTTTCTCCGCCGTTTCGCTTTCACTCCTGCGCGGCGATGAGCCCTTTGGCTTTACTGCGATTGTTTTCCTTTTCGCAGTTGTCTGGTCCACAGATATCGCGGCCTACTTCAATGGCCGGGCACTGGGCGGGCCGAAACTGGCACCGCGCTTTTCACCGAACAAGACATGGTCAGGCGCCATCGGTGGCGCCGCGGCTGCGGTAGCCGGTGGCATTCTGGTTGCCTCACTGGTGGCTGCTCCCGGAAGCTGGCTGGTACCGCTACTCGCATTGCTGCTGTCTGTCGTTTCGCAGATTGGCGACCTTGCAGAATCATGGGTGAAGCGCCAGTTCGGCGCAAAGGACTCTGGCCGTCTTTTGCCGGGGCATGGCGGTGTTCTGGATCGCGTGGACGGGCTTGTCGCTGCTGCCGCACTTTTGTACCTGTTTGGTGCAATTTTTGCAGAACCAGACGTGCCGTCCGCTATATTCTTCAGTTTCTAA
- the frr gene encoding ribosome recycling factor, producing MSDAFDINDLKRRMEGAINSLKHDLNGLRTGRASASLLEPIVIEAYGSTMPINQVANITVPESRMLSVSVWDKSMVGAVERAIRDSGLGLNPITDGTTLRIPLPELNEQRRKELVKIAHQYAEQGRIAARHVRRDGMDTLKKLEKDSLISQDDGRVLSEKVQKLTDETIAEMDKVVAVKEGEIMQV from the coding sequence ATGAGTGATGCTTTCGACATCAACGACCTGAAACGCCGCATGGAAGGCGCTATCAATTCTTTGAAGCACGACCTTAACGGTCTGCGCACGGGCCGCGCTTCAGCAAGCTTGCTGGAGCCGATCGTGATAGAGGCCTATGGCTCGACCATGCCGATCAATCAGGTTGCCAATATCACTGTTCCCGAATCGCGTATGCTTTCGGTTTCCGTCTGGGACAAGAGCATGGTGGGCGCTGTGGAACGCGCAATTCGCGATTCCGGCCTCGGTCTCAATCCCATCACCGATGGCACGACGCTGCGCATTCCGCTGCCGGAATTGAACGAACAGCGCCGCAAGGAACTGGTCAAGATCGCGCACCAGTATGCTGAGCAGGGTCGTATCGCTGCCCGTCATGTTCGTCGTGACGGTATGGACACGCTGAAAAAGCTGGAGAAGGACAGCCTCATCAGTCAGGATGATGGCCGCGTTCTGTCTGAAAAAGTGCAGAAGCTGACGGACGAAACCATCGCTGAGATGGATAAGGTCGTTGCAGTGAAAGAAGGGGAGATCATGCAGGTCTAG
- the eipB gene encoding cell envelope integrity protein EipB, translated as MRFFKSAVAASGTAACVWAGFAGVAHAASTVTLVPHRAVYDLTLDRADEKSGISGLTGRMVYEFNGSACEGYTTNFRFVTRIDMEEQPQRVTDQQTTTFEGADGKNFRFVNKTFVDKELVKEVRGDAKLEGGKTVVELNKPKENKLDLKGTQFPTGHMEELIGKAEAGQKFYQTSLFDASEDADRVVATTVVVGKEQSLPDDETKVMGKFSKDQVWPVTIAYFDDKEKQDGLPIYRINFKLYRNGITRDLTMDYGDFSMRGKLVKLDVYDAAKQTATCK; from the coding sequence ATGCGTTTTTTCAAGAGTGCGGTTGCGGCGAGTGGGACGGCTGCTTGTGTATGGGCCGGATTCGCTGGCGTCGCTCATGCGGCCTCGACGGTAACGTTGGTTCCACATCGCGCAGTCTATGATCTGACCCTGGATCGCGCCGACGAAAAATCGGGGATCAGCGGTTTGACCGGTCGCATGGTCTACGAGTTCAACGGATCTGCGTGTGAAGGCTACACCACCAATTTCCGTTTCGTGACTCGGATCGATATGGAAGAACAGCCGCAGCGTGTGACCGACCAGCAGACGACGACTTTCGAAGGTGCAGACGGAAAGAATTTCCGTTTCGTCAACAAGACCTTCGTGGACAAGGAACTGGTCAAGGAAGTGCGTGGTGACGCGAAACTCGAGGGCGGCAAGACAGTCGTTGAACTGAACAAGCCGAAGGAAAACAAGCTTGACCTCAAGGGAACGCAATTTCCGACCGGACATATGGAAGAGCTGATCGGCAAGGCGGAAGCCGGGCAGAAATTTTACCAGACGTCGCTTTTCGACGCGTCCGAAGATGCCGACCGGGTGGTTGCTACCACCGTTGTCGTCGGCAAGGAGCAGTCTCTGCCGGATGACGAGACCAAGGTCATGGGTAAATTTTCCAAGGATCAGGTCTGGCCGGTGACGATTGCCTATTTCGATGACAAGGAAAAGCAGGACGGCCTGCCGATCTACCGCATTAATTTCAAGCTCTATCGCAATGGCATCACCCGCGACCTCACTATGGACTATGGAGATTTCTCCATGCGCGGGAAGCTTGTGAAGCTTGATGTCTATGACGCGGCAAAACAGACCGCGACCTGCAAATAA
- a CDS encoding HIT family protein codes for MSATYDDNNIFAKILRGEIPSTRVYETDDVVAFMDVMPQGTGHTLVVPKTASRNLLDAKPETLANVVQVVQKIAQAVKRAFNADGVTVMQFNEPASGQTVYHLHFHVIPRFEGVALKPHTGQMEDAAVLSANAEKIRAAL; via the coding sequence ATGTCCGCCACCTATGACGACAACAATATCTTCGCCAAAATTCTGCGCGGCGAAATCCCGTCCACCCGTGTTTACGAAACCGATGACGTCGTTGCTTTCATGGATGTGATGCCGCAAGGCACGGGCCACACGCTGGTTGTGCCAAAGACTGCTTCCCGCAATCTGCTCGATGCCAAGCCGGAAACCCTCGCGAATGTTGTTCAAGTGGTGCAGAAAATCGCGCAGGCCGTGAAGAGGGCATTCAATGCCGATGGCGTAACCGTCATGCAGTTCAACGAACCGGCATCCGGCCAGACCGTCTATCATCTGCACTTTCATGTGATCCCGCGCTTTGAAGGCGTGGCGCTCAAGCCCCATACCGGACAGATGGAAGACGCAGCAGTTCTTTCCGCAAACGCTGAAAAGATTCGTGCAGCGCTCTGA
- a CDS encoding GNAT family N-acetyltransferase — translation MNDEDPQNEQSFVLRVVENISEFTADEWNSLVGASRQDAHYNPFITRNFLLALEESGSVSRKTGWLPRHLRLEDDQGHLIGAVPNYLKGHSQGEYVFDHGWADAFERTGGRYYPKFQAAVPFTPATGPRLLNHIAYESETVRLALAGGLRELADQSGVSSAHVTFALPDEITALERAGFLHRTDQQFHFKNNGFKSYDDFLNELVSRKRKALKKERREALSDGIEIDWLTGSDLTESVWDDFFAFYTDTGSRKWGRPYLNRQFFSRIGETMAGDILLVMAKRNGHYIAGAINFIGGDTLFGRHWGCIEDHPYLHFEVCYHQAIDFAIDRKLSVVEAGAQGEHKIARGYVPVTTHSAHYIVHEGFRKAVRDYLDHERREVEQIQDALEEHSPFRDAL, via the coding sequence GTGAACGACGAAGATCCGCAGAATGAGCAAAGCTTCGTTCTCCGTGTCGTTGAGAATATCAGCGAGTTCACGGCAGACGAATGGAACAGTCTTGTCGGAGCATCCCGGCAGGACGCGCATTACAATCCCTTCATTACCCGCAACTTCCTGCTGGCTCTGGAAGAATCAGGCTCGGTTTCACGAAAAACGGGCTGGCTTCCGCGCCATTTACGTCTTGAAGATGATCAGGGCCACCTCATCGGAGCCGTGCCGAACTATCTCAAGGGGCATAGTCAGGGAGAATATGTCTTCGACCATGGATGGGCTGATGCTTTCGAGCGCACCGGTGGTCGATACTATCCAAAATTTCAGGCCGCAGTGCCTTTCACACCGGCCACCGGTCCGCGCCTCCTCAATCACATCGCCTATGAAAGCGAAACCGTTCGACTGGCGCTGGCTGGCGGACTGCGGGAACTGGCTGATCAATCCGGCGTCTCATCAGCGCATGTCACATTTGCACTGCCAGATGAGATCACCGCGCTCGAGCGCGCAGGATTTCTTCATCGCACGGATCAACAGTTTCATTTTAAAAACAATGGCTTTAAAAGCTACGATGATTTTCTGAATGAGCTGGTATCTCGGAAACGCAAGGCGTTAAAGAAAGAACGACGTGAAGCCTTGTCGGATGGTATCGAAATCGACTGGTTGACCGGCAGCGACCTCACGGAATCCGTCTGGGACGACTTCTTCGCGTTTTATACGGATACCGGTAGCCGCAAATGGGGACGGCCCTATCTGAACAGGCAGTTCTTTTCGCGGATCGGCGAAACCATGGCGGGAGACATTCTGCTCGTCATGGCCAAACGCAACGGACATTACATTGCCGGTGCGATCAACTTCATCGGTGGTGATACACTTTTCGGCCGTCATTGGGGCTGCATCGAAGATCACCCATACCTGCATTTCGAGGTTTGCTATCATCAGGCAATCGATTTTGCGATTGATCGAAAGCTGAGCGTCGTGGAAGCCGGAGCACAGGGCGAGCACAAAATTGCCCGCGGTTATGTGCCGGTAACCACCCATTCAGCGCATTACATTGTTCATGAAGGCTTTCGGAAAGCCGTACGCGACTATCTCGATCATGAACGTCGCGAAGTCGAACAGATTCAGGACGCCCTGGAAGAACACTCGCCATTCAGGGATGCGCTCTGA
- the tsf gene encoding translation elongation factor Ts translates to MSISASLVKELRDLTGAGMMDCKTALAETNGDIEAAVDWLRAKGIAKADKKAGRTAAEGLVGVAASGNKAVVVEVNSETDFVARNDAFQDLVRKIAQAALSTDGSTEAVANANVDGKTVTETAKDAVATIGENIGFRRSAALTVPQGVVATYIHNGVADGLGKLGVLVAIETAGDAEAANAFGRQVAMHVAAINPLALTAEDVDPAAAEREKAIFIEQARESGKPDNIIEKMIEGRMRKFYEEVVLLSQAFVINPDLTVAAALKEAEKTIGAPAKITGFVRVALGEGIEKEETDFAAEVAAAAKG, encoded by the coding sequence ATGAGCATTTCCGCATCTCTCGTCAAAGAACTCCGCGACCTCACCGGCGCCGGCATGATGGACTGCAAGACAGCACTTGCTGAAACCAATGGCGATATCGAAGCTGCCGTTGACTGGCTGCGTGCCAAGGGTATTGCAAAGGCTGACAAGAAGGCTGGCCGTACGGCGGCCGAAGGTCTGGTTGGCGTTGCAGCTTCCGGCAACAAGGCTGTTGTGGTTGAAGTCAATTCCGAGACCGACTTCGTTGCCCGCAACGATGCTTTCCAAGATCTGGTCCGCAAGATTGCCCAGGCTGCTCTGTCGACCGACGGTTCGACCGAAGCTGTGGCCAACGCCAACGTTGACGGCAAGACCGTTACCGAAACGGCAAAGGACGCTGTTGCCACCATCGGTGAAAACATTGGCTTCCGCCGTTCGGCTGCGCTGACCGTCCCGCAGGGCGTTGTCGCGACCTACATTCACAACGGCGTTGCTGATGGCCTCGGCAAGCTCGGCGTTCTCGTAGCAATCGAAACCGCTGGCGATGCAGAAGCTGCAAACGCATTTGGTCGTCAGGTTGCCATGCACGTTGCTGCAATCAACCCGCTGGCTCTCACTGCCGAGGACGTTGACCCGGCTGCTGCCGAGCGCGAAAAGGCGATTTTCATCGAGCAGGCCCGTGAATCCGGCAAGCCGGACAACATCATCGAAAAGATGATCGAAGGCCGTATGCGCAAGTTCTACGAAGAAGTTGTTCTTCTTTCGCAGGCTTTCGTCATCAATCCTGACCTGACGGTTGCAGCTGCCCTCAAGGAAGCTGAAAAGACCATCGGTGCACCGGCCAAGATCACCGGCTTTGTCCGTGTTGCTCTCGGCGAAGGCATCGAGAAGGAAGAAACCGACTTTGCTGCTGAAGTAGCTGCTGCTGCCAAGGGCTAA